The following is a genomic window from Colletotrichum lupini chromosome 5, complete sequence.
TTGGAGCGTCACCTGTCACTGGACAGACGAGGGTGAACTTCTGTATCCAGCATGGCTTCACTGTGGCCCGAACGTGGCTCGAGAACCGATCCGATGGGGCCGGTGCTCTTCTTCTGCCCTAGACGGTGGGAACTTGGAAGTCGAGGGCTGAGCTTGTGACCAACAGTAGCACTCATCATCGCGGCCCTCGTCTTCGGGGCTTCGTTGGGTGGATTTGTGCGTACCCACTGTGCTGCATATCGCGGGCAAAGTCCACCGACTGGTGTCAAGAAGGGGAGAAACCCTCGGGCGGATTGTGACTTTTGGCGGTAGAAGACGCGACGGGAAGGGCTAGAACCTGGAACCTGGAACCCAGCATTGCGGACGGCGGTGGGCGATGGGCGAGGGGTAAGTTCCATGATGAGGGGTTGTCTGGCGGTCAGCGAGCGAGACAAGATGAGACGACTGGGACGAGGCGAGGACGGAACGGCATGTCTGTTTCTGTTGGTGCTGATGTTGGTGCTGATGCGATTTGCCTAGCCGAAATCGTGATGAAGAGAAAATAAGAGGCATGGAAGGCATAGTTACAAGTTGGTGTAATCAAAGTGTGCAGCTGCAGGTGTGTTCGCTTGTCTCCAGTACCTTGATTTCAGTCAGGTACCTTACATACTTTGGAAGCGCCATAATGTGCCATCCGAACACTGCAACCTGCGGGTTCTGTTTGGCTCCACGCACCAGCCATGTAAGAGGCTGGACACTTGTATGTTGAATGGCTTACTGACTTTTAACCCTTGCGCTTGCGCTGCGTTTGTTCTGCATTTCAGGTCAGCGGGGAGGTTTAGCTCACTGGATCACCGGTAGGTGCATGATGAGTGCTAGTGGCTAGCCAAGCCGCCACAACAATTGGATGCTCAAGGTAACCATTTGGCGCGGCCAGAATACAGGCAGAAGTTAAGTTCGGGAGGGCAAGCCGAACAACATCGGCATTGAGAATTAATGTGAAAATCAGTCTACTCCCAAACCTGCTCCCGGGTTTGCCATCATCAAGATGTGCAACAGGAGACATATCGGAGCGAATGTAAACCACCTCACCGACCTATCTAATCCCAGGCTGCATGGAAATACAGCAGTGGAGAACATTTCGACATCCGAAATCCACTTTCCCTATCTAGACGTTTAAATGCCACCTTATTCTGGAGGGTGCTCCATTTTGGATTGAGTTTGTAAGTCACGTATTGTCACATTAAAAAAGGTACGATCGTGTGAGGTTGATGAATCAATTCATCTCTACCTGCAGGACTATCTGGGGATATGCATTTTCGTGCAAGGGGTATCAAATTCCATCTGCGTCCTCAATCCTGCCATGCTCCACGCCAATTGGCGCTGGATTTAGTGCTGTTTGGCCTCGGCCTGCTTCTGTATGTCATGCTCGGCACCACGCTGCTGAGTCTTGCCTGTGTCGTGGAGACCCTCGTAGTGTGCCTGGCCAGCCTTGTCGCCGGTAAGGCCAGCGACAGCACCACCAATGGTGCCCTGGACACGGTTGCCAATGCCAAAGGTATAATCGTTGAGCTGGCCCTTGGCCTCCTGCTCCTGGCCCTGGAGGTTCTGCTCACGACCTTGCTGCTTCAAGTTCTGTAGCCACGCTGTCAGCTTGCTAGGTGCTTATGGAACAGGGAGTGGGATTTGTGAACAAGCTTACCTCGGAGCCGACAAGACCACCAACAGTCTCCTTAGCAGAGCCGACGGTCTGGTTCCAGGAGCCGCCAGCACGATCGGGGTCGTCCTTGGTCACACCACCAGCGGTGGCAGTGAAGCCGGGAATCTTAGCAGTAGCGTGTGAAGCATCGTGTTCGAGCTGTGCCTTGTCCTGCTTGGCCTCTCCCTTGTTCTGATCGGCAGTGCTGCCGGTAAGAGAGCCGAGGAGATTCTGGGCAGCGCCAGTGGCAGAGTCGACGTACGACTTGAGGGTGGAAGTGTTGTCGTTGTTGGCAGCCATGGTGGATATTGTGTGGTTTGATTGCTCTGATGAGTCTGATTGATTAAGTAATGTGTAATGCTTGTAGGTTGCGTTTGATGGATGATGTGAATTGTTGATGTGGCAGAGGAAACATAGTGCTGTTGAGGAGGATGGATGGTATTTATGAATGGAGAGAACCACGTCCAGACTCCTCCACTTTCTTAGGCAGGGAGCATGTGAATCGCCATTGTTCTGGCAACCGCGATGACATTTGCCAGATGAAGCTGGAGGTGTGATGTCATTTTGGAGATGGTGCCTGTGGCTGCAAGAGCAGAGGAGGGGGCCACTTTGGGTCATTGTGGAGGACAAACGCGGGATGGAGGGGCAGCTTCGTACCCTGCGCACCTTCCATGATGTCATTTTGCGACTGCACGCCTTCCGGACTAACGACCACGCCATCGTCGCGGCGTCGCCCCTTTCCTCGTGCCCCCCTAATCCCCAAATTCCCAACACACTTTCAGGCTTCACGCTTTTCGTCTGGAAACATGAGACGCCCTGCATACTGCGTAAGGTAGGCCATGTGAGCCCACAACAGACGTAATGAGGACTAGTCTGGACCTTCCCTCTCCGACACATTACCATTTGAGGAATGGTTGATGATGCACATCTTCCGCCCGCCTTGGCAAGAGCTGTCCCCCCAACTTGCAAGTTGCCAGACATGGCCATACCGCAACGACAACGCCTATCTGCCTGCCTCCCAGGTTGTCTATGCCATCGTGGTTGAGCAAGTAGGGTATCAGTATAGCATTCGTGCCGTAGGTAGTGCGAGCAAATTCATCCTTGCATTAGACCGCTGAAGAAGCCGGACAACCGGTGACATTCCGCTTGCTTCATGTAGCTTGCTTACACTGATCGGCGGCTTGACACAACGCACTCTTGACATACTTGATGTTCCTGCAGAGAACCGTGGCACCTGAGGAATTATGTCAAGGCTTACACAAGGTATGCCAGACTGTCACTTGTAGGCGACACCGTCGGCTAGCACACGGAGCTTTCGCTTGCGTGTTTGTCCATAGCTCGAAGCTTCTCTATTGTGATTCATGCTGAGAGAAGTTCTTTTGTTGGGGTCGTTCACAACCGTAGTATACAGGCCAAATTCTTCATAAAAACAGCCGATTGCCGCCGTGCCGGCTCTTGCCGGCATCTGGTCTTTCCGACCAGTATCTCAACTCTCCGTAGTCCCCGATCCCAACTCCAATATCCCTGAGCAAAAACGAAAGGCTGGCTGTTAAGGTATCTCAAATGTGGGTTTTAATACAAGCTACTCCGGGTAAGAAAGACTCGGGTGTCTTCCTGCAAGATCCTCAACGGACTCACAAGGGTCGAGTGCTGAAGAGTGCAGGTGTTGATGGGCAGGTGTGCATCATGTCGAGCATACTGCCCTTAGTGCTGGCTCCACTGGATAGTGTTGAGGTCAACACCCTCCTGCACCAACTCCCAAAGCGGGCTCAGCTCGCGCAAGAAGTCGACTCTCTCCTTGACTGCCTTGAGAACGTAGTCAATCTCCTGCTCGGTGGTGAAACGGCCAATACCGAATCTGATACTGCTGTGGGCGCTCTCATCGCTATTACCCAAAGCACGAAGAACGTAACTGGGCTCCAGAGAAGCAGAGGTGCAGGCACTGCCAGAAGACAGCGCGATGTCCTTCAAGGCCATCAGGAGAGACTCGCCCTCAACATAGGCGAACGAAACGTTGACACATCCAGGGTAGAAGTGCTCAGGGTCGCCGTTCTGGGTGGTGTGCTCCAGCGACAACAAGCCATTGAGGAGTCTGTCAGACAAGAACTTGATACGCTTCGAGTCGTACTGATAAAACTGTTAGCTGCTGTGTATCGATGCAAGATACCATAAACAGAGCAGAAGGGTTAGGATAAGGTCAGACAGGTTGCTATTTTTCAACATGGACGTCCTTGTCACGGGACATTCAGAAAGCCATGCATGTAGGAGCGAATCATCATATGGGTAGGCTGGGCAAAGGGAACTGAATGAAACCTTGAACATACCTCCATTTCCTCGTAGGCGATGCGGCACGCCTCGCCGAAGCCAGCAATCAGCGGCGGTGCGAGAGTACCGCTTCGCAAACCTCTCTCCTGTCCACCTCCGCTGATGATAGGGTCAAGTCTGACTCTGGGCCGGCGGCGGACGTAGCAAGCTCCAATGCCTTTGGGGCCGTAGATCTTGTGTGAGGAGATAGACATCAAGTCGATGTTCATCTTGTTGACGTCCATGGGAATCTTTCCGACAGCTTGTGCAGCATCAGTGTGGAAGAATGTTTTCCTCTCGCGGCAAAGCTTTCCAATGGCCTCCAATGGCTGGATAACTCCGATTTCGTTATTCACAGACATAATGCTGACGATGGCAGTATCCGGACGAATCGCTGCAGCTAGCTCATCCATGTCGATCAAGCCAGAGTTCTTGACCGGGAGGTATGTAACTTCGAAGCCCTCATCTTGAAGATGGCGGCAGCTGTCAAGAACGCACTTGTGCTCCGTCTGCGAAGTGACAATGTGCTTCTTCTTTCCAGATCTGCCAAAGAACCTTGCGACTCCCTTAATGCTCATGTTGTTGCTCTCGGTGGCGCCACTCGTGAAAATAATTTCCTTGGGATCCGCACCGATAAGCTTCGCAATGTGGCCTCGAGCCTCCTCGACCGCTTCCTCACTTTCCCATCCGTATGCGTGCGTTCTCGAATGTGGGTTTCCGTAGATACCAGTCATGAACGGTAACATGGCATCGAGGACGCGAGGGTCGACGGGAGTCGTGGCTTGCATGTCGAGATAGATGGGCCGCTGGCCCTCCTCCATCGTAGTGACTTGCTTCAGGACCTCAGCCATGGGGCTAACCATGACATTTGAGGCATCGGGAGACTTAGGGACAACATCGATGAAGTCTTTCTTGTCAAGCTTGATGGCCGTTTCGATGTTAACCTGTGCATTATCACGTTTCGTTTCCGAGACGTATCTGCGCTGCTGAGATAATCTGTGGGTTGGCGCAACCGCCACCCTTGATAATGAGGAAATGCCTCGTGAGGGAACACCCGGCACCTGCGTATAGCGGCAAAGGCGGCCTGCCTGCCTGAAGGCGGATGATGTGATGCTAGCCATGATGTGTTTGATGTTGATGGCGTAGGGAAGAAGAGGGACGCGAGCTTCAGggagaggaaaaggaaaagagaaaTTCTAGAAAGAGGAGAAGCTACCCTACTCAGGATGGGGATAGTTTTTTTTCGTGACAAATTGCATCGGAGACCGTCTCGGGGTCGGGGATAAACACACGGGCCGTGATTGGCCAGATCGGTGGGATGACGTTCCCTATTCAGCTGCAGTCCTTTTTGGGAGGCGGTTTCGGCTACGGCACCTGTCAGGACCGACACCCCCGAAAAAGCAGCAGCCCAAGATTGGGCCGCGCCTCGTAGGGTCAAGAAGCACAGGCGGGCGCGGCAGGGAAGCCGAAGGTTGCAAAGGGACTGTCCCTACCTGGACCTTACCTTCCTATGCCATGATGTGCCTTACCTAACATGCCCTTACTCAAGGATGATTAGCTAAACAAAACGTAAACGGGCAGGCCTCCCAGGACTTGGACAAAGTGAATTGGGTCTTTGCTGAAATGCTGGATGCGGCCGGACTGGGGACGAGGATCTTTGCAGAGACGGGCTCTCGGAGTCGCCCTGCTCTTCCACCGCTTTCGCCGCGACCGAGCAACTGTATTCCACTTGCCTTTCTTCCTTTTGCATTGTTCAATTTCCCAAACCGAAGCTCCGAATATCCTCAAGTCCATCCCCTTCCTTCTCTCCAACCCTTTTCTGATATTCTTTTTCTCATCCACAAATCGCAGCGTCATCATCGCGAAACATCTGTTTCCCACGTCGCAGTGCTCCGTTCTTCCCGCTGACCCCGCCAGGCACCTACTTTAGGTACCTTAGCTTCTGCATAGTAGCGCCTTAGCTCCTGTCTTTCGGCACCTCATGCGCCACAGCCAAGCGACACTGCGCAGAAGCTGACTGACACAGCCACGCCTACGTCGTCACCAGCGACAATCAGGTTGCGAGAGCCCACACCTCATAAGGTTGGACGTCGAATACCCTCAACTTTCAAGCAGCGACGACCCTCGTCAGAACCTTCAGCCTACGATACCACCTTCTCTACCCTTTATTGGCACGAACTTTTCAAGTACCTAATCCGATACATCACCACCACAAAATCACCCCGCCATGAGCTTCCGGGGCTTCCAGAAAAGCGTCATTCGGGTACGTGTGTCCACTTAATGAGGGGTCCTCCCGTGCCTTCCGCGTGGTGACGTGAAGACGGAACACAAAAATTGGCTGACTATTGATCTCCTTTTCTCCACGACAAACAGGCGCCCCAGCAATTCAAGTCGCGCTTCAATATCGGCGAGCACACAAAGGATGCCGTCTACATCGATTCCGAGCGCAGATTTCAAGAGCTGGAAACCGAGACGAAGCGATTGCACGATGAGTCCAAGAAATACTTCGACGCCATCAACGGCATGCTCAGCCATCAGATCGAATTCAGCAAGGCCATGACCGAAATCTACAAACCCATTTCCGGTCGCATGTCGGATCCCGACAGTTTGGAGGTTCGCGGCAACCCCGAGGGTATCCGCGCCTGCGAAGAGTACGAGGCCGTCGTCAAGGATTTGCAGGAGACTCTTGCGCCAGAGTTGGAGATGATAGAAAGTAGGGTTATTCGCCCAGCCAACGAACTCCTCGATGTCGTCAAGGTCATTCGCAAGTCAGCAGCGAAGCGCGAACACAAGAAGCTCGATTACGACCGACACAGACAAACCTTGAAGAAGCTGCAGGACAAGAAGGATCGGAATGCCAAGGATGAAAAGGCTCTGTGGAAAGCGGAGAACGACGTGGAGCAGGCGACTCAGGAGTTCAACTACTTCAACGATCTTCTCAAGGAGGAACTGCCGCGCCTGTTTGCGCTCGAGCAACAATTCATCCAACCTCTCTTCCAGTCCTTCTACTACATGCAACTCAACATCTTCTATACGTTGCACGAGAAGATGCAACACTGCGACATCGGCTACTTCGACCTAACGCTCGACGTACTTGAGGCATTCCACAAGAAGCGAGGTGATATTCAAGAGCAGGCGGAGAAACTATCCATTGTGAAGTTCAAGACGACTGGTCAGAGACGTCCGGTAAAATACGGCGGCCGTCCCGCAATCGAGGGCAAGCCTCAACACCTGCTTACCGCTGGaccttcttcctcctcagCTGCCTCCACAACCTCAGCAGCGCCCACAAAGTACGGTGGCTACACCAAGCAAGGAGAAACCGCCGACGCGAACCCGCCGCCTCCATACTCTCCTCCGCCCACGAACGGAACTTCTGGCGGAGGACTCGCCGCTATTGCCGCAGCAAAGTCAAAGCCTCCTCCGCCCAAGCCCAAACCCAGCCGACTCAGCGGAGCGCCCGCGGCCGAACATGTCACCGCCTTGTATGACTACGCTGCACAAGCTGAGGGCGACCTGAGCTTCAGGACGGGCGATGTCATCGAGATCATCAGCAGAACAAAGAACGAGAATGAGTGGTGGCAAGGTAGATTGAACGGAAAGACTGGGCAATTCCCAGGTGAGTTTTTGTCACCGGCCAGCACAAACTTGAATAGAGACAAAGACTAACTTTCTCCGCGCAGGGAATTACGTGAAACTGAATTGAGTGGGAGCGACTAATAGAGACTCCCAACCCACCAATAACGATCGACACCCGTGATCTTCACCCAAATACACTGTGCCGCAGAGGCACATTAATGAACAACTGCTAGGGCATCGAAAGGGAAGCGCGAAATACTTGCATTTGGGATCTTCGGCGTACGCAGAAGGGACTGCTCCATTATTTCGAGTCGGAAAACACTTGAGAGAGGAGCGAAGGCAAAGGGAGAGAAAATGAGGGAAACTTGGATGTAGGGGAAGGGAGGAGGGGTGGGAGAAAGGCTGAGGAGAGACGTCGCTTTGCTTTCACCCTGGGAGAAGTGTCCATGTGACACGAGTCTGTTGGTCGCCTCACTTTTATTTCTCCAGGTTTTCGGTGTAGAGAGACCGGCATCGGAGGCGGTGGCATAGCAAAGGATGGCCTTCTGATCCCATACCTACTACGCCTTTTTCAAACGATTCTGCAATTGTTGTGTTGTCAAAAATCACAAGAGCTTTCTCAATTCTGTGAGCATCATCGGCGTGCTGTAAGTATTGCGTGATTCCACATGAGAGAGCTGGCCATTTGCTTTTTACTGGTTTGTACAGTTCCCAAATGTCTCGTATCAGAAGTACAGGGAGGCGGGGGAGACCCGAGAAATGAGGCTCACTCTCCTCTTGGTATTTCACCCCCTTTCCTTTGAGCCTCGACAAACATGTTCGCTTGCGGCTCAGCCTGCCTATAGCTTCATGTATGATCCCGGCCGGCGGTGGTGTGAATGGCAAGTCTTTGAAGATTGAACAGTCCAGTCGTGGTCCAGGGCGCGCCCTTTTGCATTGTAATTTTCAATTTGAGAAACAGGAGCCCTTTCGTAATCGGCAGGGTGCATAAACAGCACTGGGATATATATGCAAGTTGTCGAGGTCTGGTAGAATTATATTTACGTATGCATCTATAGGCTGCCGGCCAGCGTGACCTCTTCTTCCCCAGGAGCCCAATACCCATGGAAGCCTGTTGACCCCTGACTCCGAGGGTACCATTGCGTCTTTGGCTGGTCATTAAGCCAGTCTCGGGGCTTGGGACATGCAGCTCGACCCTATCCACCCTTATGTTTTGGTTTGTCAAAGTGCAGGTTCGACGTGGGACAACGGGGCGAGGCTCCTTGGGTGAGGCGAGCAGCCTATCGACGGGTTCTGCCTCAATTGGTCTGCTGGTATTCACAACTCCGTCTTTGTATCGGCAATCGGCGGGAGAAAACTGGCAGGGTAGGCTAGCTGTCGCTTTCCTGTGGGAAAAGCTTTGGGTAGTAAGATCTCAGAAGGAATATCAGCTCCTATGGTAGTATCGTCCAACGGGAGATCAGCTCCTGCTTAATCCCACACGCCAAGGATCGGCCTCTCACCTATCTCGCTGGCTAACTGATACCACTCGAAGTAACAAATATAAGATACGGAGTAATTGATGAAGATAGATTTAGAACGGGGGTCGGGCTAGCTCGCTTATGGTGAGAGCCCCCTTGGTAGAAACCGGGGTACTCCGTAGGCAACTCTACACTAGAGTCCCCATCGTGCGAACCACATCCTTCCTGAGCGGGGTGAACAAGGGCTTTTGAGCAGAAAACAAGGCAGCCAACATCCATTCCCCTGTCCAAGTACAAAAGCAAAGAATCCAGGCGGACGCTACTGTGAAGCTCCAGCGGGCTGCCTGCAGTAACTAACGATAGAAGATGGCGTAGGTGTAGTTGTCGTCGGCCGAAAATCTCCGTCCCACAACTTTTCGCGTCTTTTAATGGAGCAAAATACAAAATTTAATGCGGGATCGTCAGCTTGGTAACCCTGTTGAAAAAGTACCAGCATGAGATCTTGCCAGTGAGGGATGCTAGTAAGACGTCTAGAACGTTTGATAGAGCTGCCCGCGGCAGGCTCTCATCAGCAACACCGGCACG
Proteins encoded in this region:
- a CDS encoding cysteine desulfurase IscS, which produces MASITSSAFRQAGRLCRYTQVPGVPSRGISSLSRVAVAPTHRLSQQRRYVSETKRDNAQVNIETAIKLDKKDFIDVVPKSPDASNVMVSPMAEVLKQVTTMEEGQRPIYLDMQATTPVDPRVLDAMLPFMTGIYGNPHSRTHAYGWESEEAVEEARGHIAKLIGADPKEIIFTSGATESNNMSIKGVARFFGRSGKKKHIVTSQTEHKCVLDSCRHLQDEGFEVTYLPVKNSGLIDMDELAAAIRPDTAIVSIMSVNNEIGVIQPLEAIGKLCRERKTFFHTDAAQAVGKIPMDVNKMNIDLMSISSHKIYGPKGIGACYVRRRPRVRLDPIISGGGQERGLRSGTLAPPLIAGFGEACRIAYEEMEYDSKRIKFLSDRLLNGLLSLEHTTQNGDPEHFYPGCVNVSFAYVEGESLLMALKDIALSSGSACTSASLEPSYVLRALGNSDESAHSSIRFGIGRFTTEQEIDYVLKAVKERVDFLRELSPLWDGASTKGSMLDMMHTCPSTPALFSTRPFLSFLLRDIGVGIGDYGELRYWSERPDAGKSRHGGNRLEASSYGQTRKRKLRVLADGVAYKNIKYVKSALCQAADQCKQAT
- a CDS encoding BAR domain-containing protein, whose product is MTTDTPEKAAAQDWAAPRRVKKHRRARQGSRRLQRDCPYLDLTFLCHDASQDLDKVNWVFAEMLDAAGLGTRIFAETGSRSRPALPPLSPRPSNSSSSRNICFPRRSAPFFPLTPPGTYFSDTAQKLTDTATPTSSPATIRLREPTPHKVGRRIPSTFKQRRPSSEPSAYDTTFSTLYWHELFKYLIRYITTTKSPRHELPGLPEKRHSGTCVHLMRGPPAPQQFKSRFNIGEHTKDAVYIDSERRFQELETETKRLHDESKKYFDAINGMLSHQIEFSKAMTEIYKPISGRMSDPDSLEVRGNPEGIRACEEYEAVVKDLQETLAPELEMIESRVIRPANELLDVVKVIRKSAAKREHKKLDYDRHRQTLKKLQDKKDRNAKDEKALWKAENDVEQATQEFNYFNDLLKEELPRLFALEQQFIQPLFQSFYYMQLNIFYTLHEKMQHCDIGYFDLTLDVLEAFHKKRGDIQEQAEKLSIVKFKTTGQRRPVKYGGRPAIEGKPQHLLTAGPSSSSAASTTSAAPTKYGGYTKQGETADANPPPPYSPPPTNGTSGGGLAAIAAAKSKPPPPKPKPSRLSGAPAAEHVTALYDYAAQAEGDLSFRTGDVIEIISRTKNENEWWQGRLNGKTGQFPVGATNRDSQPTNNDRHP